GCGGCCATACAGGATGGTGTCGATCAGCGCGATGCCGATGGCGCCACCGAGATTCCGCATCAGGTTGAACAACCCGCTGGCGTCGGCGACCTCAATTTCAGGCAGTGCGCCCAGGGCGATGCGCGTCGGCGGCAGCAGGCAAAACATGATTGCGACACCGCGGACGATTTGCGGCCAGAACATCTCATCGAAATCGGCCGTGCGCGGCTGAATGGCACTCAAGCCGAGCCCCAGCGCGAACAGGGCGAAACCGCCGCCGGTAAGCGCGCGCGCGCCGATCCGGCTTTCCAGGATCGCGGCGATGGGGGCGGCGATGAGTTGCGCGACCCCGGTTACCAGCATGATCGTGCCAATCTCGAAGGCATCGTGACGACGCACGAAGGCGAGAAACACCGGCATCAGATAGACCGAGCCGAACAGACCGACGCCAAGGCAAAAGCTCAAGGCGCAGCCGACCGCAAACGAACGTCGACGCAGTGTAACAAGCCGCACCACCGGATGCCCGGCGCCCAGGCTACGATGAACAAAAATGCCCAGGCCGACCGCGCTTCCCGCCAGCAAGACGATGCAGGTGGGTGACAGCCAGCCATGATGAGGTGCTTCCTTCAACCCGATCTCAAGGCCCGCCAGGGCTGCGGCCAACAGCACGAGAGAGCCGCTGTCCAGTTTCGCAAGCTCGGCGAAATCCGTTTCCTGGCGCGGTAGCAGGAACGGCGTCACCGAGGTCACGATCAACCCGGGGATGACGTTGATCAGGAACAGCCACGGCCACGACCAGGTTTCCGTGATCCAGCCGCCGACGACGGGGCCAACCGTCGGCGCCAGCACGGCGACGACCCCGCCGATCGTGGTGGCGACGGCGTGAAGCCTGTGCGGAAACAGCAGGAAAACCGCGGTGAAGACCGCAGGGATCAGCACGCCGCCGGCAAATCCCTGCACCACGCGGAATACTAGCAGCACGGCAAAGCCGCCGCTGTAGGCGCAGCCGATCGATGCAAGGGTAAAGAGCGCCACCGCTGCGGCGACCAGCCATCGCAAGGTCAGGACGCGCGTGAACAGGCCGGTCAGGGGAATCGCGACCACCTCCGCTATCAGGTAGGCGGTCTGGACCCAGCTCATGGCATCCTGGGAAATCGCAAGCGCCCGCTGGATCGCCGGCAACGACGTCGCCACCACCTGGATATCAAGGATGGCCATGAACATGCCAAGGCACATCAGCAGGAAGGCAGCCCAGGTTCCGATGGAAGGCGTGGCTATCGCAGCGCCGGACGGGGGCTCTTGCCGGTCGCTCATTCGGCTGGACGCGCAAACCGGCCGCCGGCCGCGGAGAGCGCGGATGTTTCGGCACGAATCCGGATCACAAGCACCGCGGCGTTGAGCGCGGTAAAGATCAGCGCCAACAGGGGCAGATGCAGCGCGAGTGGAAGCAGCGCGATCTCTGCGGCAACCACCGCATAGTTGGGATGCGCAAGATATCTGTAGGGCCCCGACGCGACCAGCGGTTCGCCTGGCAGCACGATGATGCGCGTGGTCCATCGCGGCCCCAGTGTGGCAAGGATCCACAGTCGCAAGCCTTGCAGCACGATGAAGCCCGCAAGTGCCGGGAGACCGACGTCCTGATCGCGGCCCCAGATCCACAACGCGATCAGCCACGCCGCATGAACCGACACGACCAGCGGATAGTGACTGGCGCTCACCTCGATCGCCCCGCGCGCCAGCAGCCGGCTTGTGTTGCGGCGGGCGAGAGCGAGCTCACCCAGACGCTGCAGCGTGACCAGCAGGAGAATGGTTGACGCAAAACTCACGCGGCGTGCCGCAATGCGACGCAGCTTGCGGTGAAACCGGGCCCGAGCGCGGTTAACAGCGACCGCGCCGGCAACCCCCGCACAATGGCGCGTTCCAGCACGAACAGAACCGTCGGCGCCGACATGTTGCCGTAATCGGCAATGACTTCGCGCTCGTGATCGAGCGTGCCCTGATCCAGCGATAGCGCGCGCTCGAGTGCGGCAATCACTTTCGTACCGCCGGGATGACAGATGAAGCGATCGATATCTCCGGCAGAAAGTTTCATCCGCGAGAGCATTTCGATCACCGCCGGACCGAAATGTTCGGCAACGAAATCGGGAATCGTGCGCTGGAAGATGACGCCAAATCCCTCGGGATCGACGCTCCATCCCATGATGTCGAGCGTGTCGGGCCACAGTTTTTCGCCTGTTGCCTCGATCCGGGTCGCGCCTCCGTCGCCGGCGCGCAGAATAATGGCCGCCGCACCGTCGCCGAACAGGCTGGCAGCGACGATATTGGCCTTGGTCAATTCGTCGTGACGCACCGCAAGCGTGCAGAGTTCGAGCGCGACCAGCAGCACGTTGGTCCCGGGCCGCGCCTGCGCTAGGCGCGATGCGATCGACAGACCCGACACGCCGCCCGCGCACCCCAGGCCGAACACGGGCACGCGCGACACGTCGCTACGCAAGCCGAGTTTGCCGGCGACCCGCGCCTCCAGCGTCGGCGTCGCGATACCGGTCGAACATACCGTGACAACAGTGTCGATATCGCCGGCCGAGAGATCGGCACGCGCGATGGCCTTGCGCGCGACGTCGACAAACAGCGATTCCGCCCCTTCCAGAAAAGCCTGTGTCCGCTCCGGCCAGCCGCGCCGCTCGAGATACCATTCGATGGGTTTGACCCCATAGCGATGCCGGATGCCGGTATTGGCAAACAGGCTCGAAAGCGTCTCGAACTGCGGATAGCGATCAGCGAGGAGATCGTGCGCGGCCTGGAGGATCTGCTTCTGATGGAATTGATATGGCGGAATCGAGGTCGCCAGCGAAACCAGCGCGGCCGTGTGGTTCATATCGCGGTCCCCGCCTTCGGTACTCCAACATATGAGACCGCGCGATCATGCGAATATTTCGGCGACTGCCGTTGTCGAACGGCTTGCTGCATTCACTATAATTTGAATGCAGCCCTTTGATGTCGCAATCGAGCCAGCGCGGCGGCAGGCGTTGTCGGCGTTCTGATCCGCGCCACCCGTTACGACACGGTCGCCCCGCACTTCCGCAGCACGTTTTTCGCGAAACCGAACGGTGCCGGCGTGAAAGGGCCCGGCGGCGCGCGGGTGATCAGGGCGACGAAGAACAGCCCAGTTATCGCCAGCCAGAAGCACAGCCAAAATCCGTCGATATAGGCGAGCACGTTGGCTTCGCGCTGGACCCGCGCTGCCAACGTCCCCAGCGCCCGCGCCGGGGCCGCGCCGGCGCCATGGCTGGCGAAATAATCCCCGAGCTGCTTGAGCATGCGCGTCACGTCGAAGCCGCCATTTTCGATGTGCAGTCCGAGATAATTGGAATGGATCTGCTCGCGCACGCGCAGCCATGTGCCCATCAGCGCCACGCCGATCTCGGCGCCGCCGAGCCGCATGATCTGGATATAGGCGGCGAATGACGTCGCGCGGGTTGGATCCACATTGGACAGCGCGAGGATGATGATCGGTAACAGCGTGAGCGCCTGCCCGATCGACTGCAGCATCACGATGCCGGCGAAATCGCCGCGCGCCCAGTCATGGGTCAGTTGCGTTCCCCACAGATTGGCGGCAGCGAACGCCGAAAAGCCGAGGACCACAACGGCGCGTGCATCGAAATGCCGAAGCAGGAAGATCGAGAACGGCACCAGCACCACCATGGGCAAGGCGCCAAAGGTCAGGAGCAGCACGCCGCTTTGTTCGGGCCGCATCAGGCCAACAACGCTGAGGAAATTCGGTACCAGCGACGAGTTGGAGAGGCTGGTCAGGGTGTACAGCAGGATGGCGACCAGCGAGAGCCCGACATTGCGCGAGAACAGCACATTGACGTGGGCCCAGGGCTGGTGAACCAGCGTCTCGTTGATCAGAAAGGCGATGAACAGCGCGCCGCCGGCGAGCAACAGCGCCATCACCGTGCCCGACTCCAGCCAGTCCAGACGATTGCCCTGATCGAGACCGGCATAGATCATCGAGACGGAGGCCCCGAGCAGCAGCATCCCGCCCCAGTCGGCGTGCCTCAGCAGGTCGCGATTGATCGGCTCATTGGGCGTACCGAGATAGACCATCAGGCCCATCAGCGGCGCTATCACCACGCCCTGCCAATACAGCCACTGCCATCCCAGATGATCGACATAGAAGCCGACCAGCGAGGTGGAGCTGTCGAGCGCGAATCCTACCCTGATCGAATAGATCGAGATCGCCGGCAGCCACCATTTGATCGGCAAATTACGCAAGATGATCATCAGTGTCGCCGGCACGAAGGTGCCGAGCAGCATGCCATGCACGATGCTGAGCGTGATCAGCGTGGGGTAATTGTGCACGAACGGGATCAGCAGCGAGATCAGGGAATAGACCAGAGCCGGAATGCCGAGCACGCGGCGCATCCCGAATACGGTCGCAAGCCACGCCACTGCCGGCGCGACGAATATCTGCGAGCCGATGCCCGCGGTGGAGAGCCAGGCGCCCTCGTCGAAGCCGAGCGAAAATGCGCCGCGCAGATCAGGCAGGCCTACCGTCGTCAGCCGGCTGTCGAAGTTCGCCAGAAACGCGCCGAGCAGCACCGCGCCTACCGCAAACAGCGGCTGCGGCGCGATCCCGCCGCGCGAAACCGGTCCGCGATCTCGGTCATTTTCCGCCATCCGTGCCCGCCTCGCCGGTATTGATATGGGTGAAGACGGACATTCCGGGCAGCAGGCGTTCCAGCAGCGGCTGGTTCTTGTCGAACTGGATGCGAACCGGGACCCGCTGAACCACTTTGGTGAAATTGCCGGTGGCATTGTCCGGCGGCAGCAGCGCGAATTGCGAGCCGCTCGCCGGCGCAATCCGCTCGACACGGCCATGTAGTCTTTCGTTGGGGAAACTATCGATGGTGATCTCGACAGGTTGACCGGGTTTGACCCGCGTCAACTGTGTCTCCTTGTAATTGGCGATCACATAGACGTTCGGCAGCGGTACCACGTTGATCAGATTGGTGCCGATATTGACGTAATCGCCCGGCTGCACCTGCCGCTCGCCGGTGACGCCGTCGAACGGCGCCACGATCTTGGTGTAGCCGAGCTTGAGCTTGGCCGCGGCCAGCGTAGCCTTGGCGCCCTCGAGGTCGGCCGCCCGCTGCTTCTTGGTGCCCGACAGCACTTCGAGCTGATGACGTTGCGCGGCGATGACGGCGCGGCTCGCACGCACGTCGGCCTGCGCCTTGGCAAACCCCGCGGTCGCCTGTTCGAGCCTTTGGCGCGTACCGGATTCGGTTTGCGACAACGACTGCTGACGCTCCTGTTCCTGACGCGCTTCGACCTCCTGGGCCGTCGCGGATACGAGCTGGGCTTCGGCCTGTGCGATCGTCGCATATTGCAGTTCGACCTGATTGCTCAGATTGTCGAGGGCTGCCTGCGCGGCGGCGACGCTGGCCTCGGCCTGTGCGACCTGAGCCGCGTAGTCGGCGGGGTCGATCTGCACCAGCAAATCGCCGGCCTTGACGCGCTGGAAATCATTCACAGCGACCGTAATCACCTCGCCGGCGACCCGGCTGCTCAACCGCGTGAGCTCGGCACGGACATAGGCGTCGTTGGTGGTCTGGATCTTGGCGCTGCCGACCCAGGCATCCCAGTGCAGCGTCGCCACCGTGATAAAGGCAAACGCCATCAGTACCGCGAACAATGGAATCGTGAAGCGGCCCCAGAAGCCGCCTGTCGCCGGCGGCGGCTTTGGAGCCGGCGCGACCGGCGGAGACGGGGCCTGACTTGCGGGTGGCGGGCTCGCTTGATCCTGCTGACTCACAAAGACCCCCTCGATCACGTTTCCCGAGAGCCGGATAAGACCCTCAGGATGACAACGATGATGCCTCAGACCGTCTTTTCCGGCCACCGGCAAAGATCGTTGATCAGACATACCTCGCAGCGCGGCTTGCGGGCGAGACACGTGTAGCGCCCGTGCAGGATCAGCCAGTGATGGGCGTGCAGCATGAACTCGGGCGGGATTATCTTTTCCAGGCCCAGTTCGACCTCGAGCGGCGTGTTGCCCGGCGCCAGCCCCGTGCGGTTGCCAACGCGGAACACATGGGTATCGACAGCCATGGTGTGTTCGCCATAGGCCATGTTGAGCACGACATTGGCAGTCTTGCGCCCGGCGCCGGGCAGCGTCTCGATCTCCGCCCGGGTGCGCGGCACCTCGCCGCCGAATTCGGCGATCAGTTTTTCCGACAGCGCGATGACGTTCTTGGCCTTGTTGCGATAGAGCCCGATCGTCTTGATGTACTCGCGCACTTTCTCTTCGCCCAGCTCAAGCATCTTCTCCGGCGTATCGGCGACCGCAAACAGCGCGCGCGTCGCCTTGTTGACGCCGGCATCCGTTGCCTGCGCCGACAGCACGACCGCCACCAGCAGCGTATATGGATTGAGATGTTCGAGCTCGCCCTTCGGCTCTGGATTGGCTTTGCGAAACCGGCTGAAGGCCTCGTAGACCTCGGCCGACGTCCAGGGTTTTGGCTTTAACGATTTTGGCTTGGCTGATTTCTTCGCTACGCCGTTCGGTGCCACCTTGGCGCCCTTCTTTGCCACTTTCTTCGGCACGGATGGGACGCCGGATTTTTTTGCGCTGATAGAGCGGGTGATTTTGGCCATGATCGGGATATACTGATACGCGATGACCGCAGGCAACGACTTTGATCCGGCGCTTGACCAGCCGACGCTGTTTTCGGCGCGGGTGACGCCGCATCGCTCGCTCAACCGCATCGGCTTTTTGGTGCTGATGACCTTCATCGGCGCGGTGAGCTTTGTCGCCGGCATCGCATTTCTGCTGATGGGCGCCTGGCCGGTGCTCGGCTTTTTCGGCCTCGATGTGCTTGTCATCTATTGGGCGTTCCGGATCAATTTCCGCAGCGCCGACGCTACCGAGGATATCGTGGTGACGCCGTCGGAATTGCGCGTGCGGCGGGTCAGCCATCGCGGCCGTCTGGTCGAATGGTCGTTCAATCCGCTCTGGGTGCAGCTCGAACAGACCGGCGACCCCGAATTCGGCATCGAGCACCTTTATCTGGTCTCCCGCGGCCGCCGGGTTTCCGTCGGTCATTTCCTCGGGCCGGACGAAAAAGCAAGCTTTGCCAAAGCCTTACTGGCTGCGTTGCAGACCGCCAAGCGCGGCATCACATACAATCCGGTCGCGTAGGTAGTTGTCAGAAATCGGGTGGTTTGGACCGCGCATGAGCCCTAAATCAGACCCCATGATGATATCAGCCATACATGACCAGCGCCTGGCCAAGCCGGGCCTTCAGCACGCCGCCGCGTTGCGCGACTATGACTCGGTGCGCCGCGCCATCGCCTTCATCTCGGAGCACTGGCGCGCGCAACCGACCATCGAGGCGATGGCGGACGCCGCCGCCGTGACGCCGGACGAATTGCACCATCTGTTCCGCCGCTGGGCCGGTCTGACGCCGAAGGCTTTCATGCAGGCGCTGACACTGGATCACGCCAAGGGCCTGTTGCGCGATTCCGCCAGCGTGCTCGACGCAGCACTCGACTCGGGGCTGTCAGGCCCGGGCCGGCTGCATGATCTGTTCGTCACCCATGAAGCGATGTCGCCGGGCGAATGGAAGAACGGCGGCGCCGGCATGACGCTGCGCTACGGTTTCCATGTTTGCCCGTTCGGCACCGCCATCGTGATCGCCAGCGAACGCGGCCTTGCCGGGCTTGCCTTCGCCGATCCCGGCGAGGAGCCGACGGCGTTTGCCGACATGAAGCGGCGCTGGCCGAACGCGACCTATGTCGAGGACCACGACGGCACCGTTGGCCTCGCGCAACGCGTCTTCGATACGCGGCTGTGGCGGCCGGACCAGCCGCTCCGCGTGGTCCTGATCGGCACCGATTTCGAGGTGCGGGTGTGGGAGACGCTGCTGAAGATCCCGATGGGCCGCGCGGTCTGCTATTCGGATATCGCCAACAAGATCAAAAACCCGAAGGCGTCACGCGCCGTCGGCGCCGCGGTCGGCCGCAATCCGGTATCATTCGTGGTGCCCTGCCATCGCGCACTCGGCAAAGGCGGCGCGCTGACCGGCTATCACTGGGGCATCACGCGCAAGCAGGCGATGCTGGGCTGGGAAGCCGGACAGGTCGGGCTACATTGACTCCCAAGCGGCGGACTTGAATTTATCTCCGTCATCCTGAGGAGCGCGAAGCGCGTCTCGAAGGGCGACGGCCCGGCCGTCTATCCTTCGAGGCTCGCTAGCGCTCGCACCTCGGGATGACGGGTCCAAGTGCTGAGAACAGCACTCACGCCGCCAGATCGACCTTCGTCGCGACAGTCGAATCCGCGTTGAGCCGATAGATGACAGGCACGCCGGTTGCGAGTTCGCGCTTCAAAATCTGCTCGGGCGTCAGCTTCTCCAGCACCATGATCAGCGCGCGCAGCGAATTGCCGTGGGCGGCGACCAGCGTGCGCTGGCCGCGCAGCACGCCGGGCAGAATCTCCTTCACGTAATAGGGCAGCGCGCGCGCCAGCGTATCCTTCAGACTCTCGCCGCCGGGTGGCGGTACGTCGTAGGAGCGGCGCCAGACCAGCACCTGGTCCTCGCCCCACTTCTTGCGGGCGTCATCCTTGTTGAGTCCGGAGAGATCGCCGTAATCGCGTTCGTTGAGCGCGAGATCCTCCGTCGTCGGCAGTCCGGTCTGCCCGATCTCGGCGAGCATCAGCTTCAGCGTATGCTGGGCGCGCGTCAGGTCCGAGGTGAAGGCAACGTCGAACGTCAGCCCTTGCGCCTTCAGCTTGCGGCCGGCCTCCTTGGCTTCCGCGATACCCTGTTCGGTGAGGTCAGGATCTTTCCAGCCGGTGAACAGGTTCTTCAAATTCCATTCGCTCTGGCCGTGCCGCACAAGCACGAGAAGACGGTCGCTCATTGAAAGGATTTCCGTTGTTCGTTTCGAATTGGATTAGAAGTCGGCAAGCCCGAGCACATCGGTCATCGTATAGAAGCCGGGCTTCCGGCCGTGCGCCCATAGCGCGGCCTTGACCGCGCCCTGCGCGAACATGGTCCGGTCTTCCGCACGGTGGGTCAGTTCGATGCGCTCCATGGCACCGGCGAAGATCACGCTGTGATCGCCGGTGACGGTGCCGCCGCGCAGCGCGGCAAAGCCGATGTCGCCCGGCCGGCGCGCGCCGGTATGCCCGTCGCGGCCACGCGCGGAACGCGCATGCAGGTCGACGCCGCGGCCGGCGGCGGCGGCCTCACCGAGCAGGAACGCGGTACCCGACGGCGCGTCGATCTTGGCCTTGTGGTGCATCTCGACGATCTCGATGTCGAAGCTTTCGTCCAGCGACTGCGCGACGCGCTTGACCAGCGCGGCCAGCAGGTTGACGCCGAGGCTCATATTGCCTGATTGCACCACCACGGCGCGCGAAGTGACGCTCTTGATCACGGCCATGTCGGACACCGACAGGCCGGTGGTTCCGACGATGTGCACGAGGCCGCGCTCGGCGGCGATCGCGACATTGGCGATGGTCGCGGCCGGCACGGTGAAATCGAGAATGCCGTCGGCATTGGCCGACAGCGTCCACAGGTCGGCCGAAAGTTTGACGCCATTCTCCGGCAGGCCAGCGAGCACGCCGGCATCCTTGCCCAGCAGTTCCGAGCCCGGCGCTTCCAGCGCGCCGGTCAACACCGCGCCCGGCGTTTCCGAAATGACGCGCACCAGCGCGCGGCCCATCCGGCCGCCGGCCCCCGCAACGATCAATCGCATATCGGCCATGGCTTTACCTCTCAACGGGGTATAGCCGGGGCAGGCGATTACGGCAACTTCCCGTCAGGTAGCGGGGTCCGCGCCTCCGGATAGCCCCTCAGGGCTGCGGACCGTCATAGCCCTCGATGATGATGAGATCGGCGACCGAATGCGGCTGCCGCACCTTGATGTTTTCCTGGTATTCCGGCGAGTGGTAGCAGGCCAGCGCGGTCTCATAGTCGGGAAATTCGATCACCACATTGCGTGAGCGGCTTTCGCCCTCGATGGCGGTGAATTTGCCGGCACGCACGACGAAGCGCCCGCCGAATTTCTTGAAGATGGCGGGGTTGGCCGCCGCATAGGACTTGTAGCCGTCATCATTGTGCACGTCGACGCGCGCGATCCAGTATCCCTTCGCCATCTCACTCTCCCGTTTCTTGCTTCGCTACTTTGCCAACGCCTGCGCGATTTCCGCCTGGACGGCATCCGCCGCCGCCTTCGGATCGGCGGCTTCGGTAATCGGCCGTCCGACCACCAGATAATCAGCGCCGGCGGCGATGGCACGTGCCGGCGTCATGATGCGCTTCTGGTCGCCGGTCGCGGACCCCGCCGGGCGGATGCCTGGAGTCACCAGGTTCATCTGGTGCCCGACGAGCTTGCGCAGCGCCGCCGCTTCCAGCGGCGAGCTTACCAGCCCGTCGACGCCGAGCACCTGCGCCTGCTGCGCACGCGCCTCGACCATATCCGAGACGTTGAGGCGATAGCCGGCGGCATGGAGGTCGCCGTCGTCATAGGAGGTCAGCACGGTGACGGCGAGAATTTTCAGGCTGGAGCCCGCGCGCGCTTCGACCGCGGCCTTCATGGTCTGGGGATAGGCGTGCACGGTGAGGAAGGTCGCGCCCAGTTTGGCAACGCTCTCGACGCCGCGCGCGACGGTGTTGCCGATGTCGTGCAGCTTGAGATCGAGAAAGACCTTCTTGCCTGACTTCGCCAATTGCTGCGCCAGCGGCAATCCGCCGGCATAGGCGAGCTGATAGCCAATCTTGTAGAAGCTCACGCTGTCGCCGAGCCGCGCAATCATCGCTTCCGCTTCTGCCACCCCGGGCAGATCGAGCGGCACGATCAAGCGGTCTTTCGGCGCGATATCGGCTGGCTGCATGTCACCTCACATCATGCGTTGGGAAACGTCGATCAACTGCCGCGCCAGCGCTTTCAGCGCGTCTTTGTCGGCGGCATGCTTCAGCCGGTCCATCTCGTCATAGGCATCGTCGGCGAACGGCAG
This portion of the Bradyrhizobium sp. AZCC 2262 genome encodes:
- a CDS encoding DHA2 family efflux MFS transporter permease subunit, with the protein product MSDRQEPPSGAAIATPSIGTWAAFLLMCLGMFMAILDIQVVATSLPAIQRALAISQDAMSWVQTAYLIAEVVAIPLTGLFTRVLTLRWLVAAAVALFTLASIGCAYSGGFAVLLVFRVVQGFAGGVLIPAVFTAVFLLFPHRLHAVATTIGGVVAVLAPTVGPVVGGWITETWSWPWLFLINVIPGLIVTSVTPFLLPRQETDFAELAKLDSGSLVLLAAALAGLEIGLKEAPHHGWLSPTCIVLLAGSAVGLGIFVHRSLGAGHPVVRLVTLRRRSFAVGCALSFCLGVGLFGSVYLMPVFLAFVRRHDAFEIGTIMLVTGVAQLIAAPIAAILESRIGARALTGGGFALFALGLGLSAIQPRTADFDEMFWPQIVRGVAIMFCLLPPTRIALGALPEIEVADASGLFNLMRNLGGAIGIALIDTILYGRSGIHAEDFRVRLLAGDVSAAKAIGLDPTLLANRPPGPPDEAAVAFVRPMVEKASLALCVNEAWAMLACVAIAGLLLVPFARDRTEPGGN
- a CDS encoding isoprenylcysteine carboxyl methyltransferase family protein, giving the protein MSFASTILLLVTLQRLGELALARRNTSRLLARGAIEVSASHYPLVVSVHAAWLIALWIWGRDQDVGLPALAGFIVLQGLRLWILATLGPRWTTRIIVLPGEPLVASGPYRYLAHPNYAVVAAEIALLPLALHLPLLALIFTALNAAVLVIRIRAETSALSAAGGRFARPAE
- a CDS encoding type III polyketide synthase → MNHTAALVSLATSIPPYQFHQKQILQAAHDLLADRYPQFETLSSLFANTGIRHRYGVKPIEWYLERRGWPERTQAFLEGAESLFVDVARKAIARADLSAGDIDTVVTVCSTGIATPTLEARVAGKLGLRSDVSRVPVFGLGCAGGVSGLSIASRLAQARPGTNVLLVALELCTLAVRHDELTKANIVAASLFGDGAAAIILRAGDGGATRIEATGEKLWPDTLDIMGWSVDPEGFGVIFQRTIPDFVAEHFGPAVIEMLSRMKLSAGDIDRFICHPGGTKVIAALERALSLDQGTLDHEREVIADYGNMSAPTVLFVLERAIVRGLPARSLLTALGPGFTASCVALRHAA
- a CDS encoding MFS transporter, whose product is MAENDRDRGPVSRGGIAPQPLFAVGAVLLGAFLANFDSRLTTVGLPDLRGAFSLGFDEGAWLSTAGIGSQIFVAPAVAWLATVFGMRRVLGIPALVYSLISLLIPFVHNYPTLITLSIVHGMLLGTFVPATLMIILRNLPIKWWLPAISIYSIRVGFALDSSTSLVGFYVDHLGWQWLYWQGVVIAPLMGLMVYLGTPNEPINRDLLRHADWGGMLLLGASVSMIYAGLDQGNRLDWLESGTVMALLLAGGALFIAFLINETLVHQPWAHVNVLFSRNVGLSLVAILLYTLTSLSNSSLVPNFLSVVGLMRPEQSGVLLLTFGALPMVVLVPFSIFLLRHFDARAVVVLGFSAFAAANLWGTQLTHDWARGDFAGIVMLQSIGQALTLLPIIILALSNVDPTRATSFAAYIQIMRLGGAEIGVALMGTWLRVREQIHSNYLGLHIENGGFDVTRMLKQLGDYFASHGAGAAPARALGTLAARVQREANVLAYIDGFWLCFWLAITGLFFVALITRAPPGPFTPAPFGFAKNVLRKCGATVS
- a CDS encoding HlyD family secretion protein, encoding MSQQDQASPPPASQAPSPPVAPAPKPPPATGGFWGRFTIPLFAVLMAFAFITVATLHWDAWVGSAKIQTTNDAYVRAELTRLSSRVAGEVITVAVNDFQRVKAGDLLVQIDPADYAAQVAQAEASVAAAQAALDNLSNQVELQYATIAQAEAQLVSATAQEVEARQEQERQQSLSQTESGTRQRLEQATAGFAKAQADVRASRAVIAAQRHQLEVLSGTKKQRAADLEGAKATLAAAKLKLGYTKIVAPFDGVTGERQVQPGDYVNIGTNLINVVPLPNVYVIANYKETQLTRVKPGQPVEITIDSFPNERLHGRVERIAPASGSQFALLPPDNATGNFTKVVQRVPVRIQFDKNQPLLERLLPGMSVFTHINTGEAGTDGGK
- the nth gene encoding endonuclease III is translated as MAKITRSISAKKSGVPSVPKKVAKKGAKVAPNGVAKKSAKPKSLKPKPWTSAEVYEAFSRFRKANPEPKGELEHLNPYTLLVAVVLSAQATDAGVNKATRALFAVADTPEKMLELGEEKVREYIKTIGLYRNKAKNVIALSEKLIAEFGGEVPRTRAEIETLPGAGRKTANVVLNMAYGEHTMAVDTHVFRVGNRTGLAPGNTPLEVELGLEKIIPPEFMLHAHHWLILHGRYTCLARKPRCEVCLINDLCRWPEKTV
- a CDS encoding DUF2244 domain-containing protein → MTAGNDFDPALDQPTLFSARVTPHRSLNRIGFLVLMTFIGAVSFVAGIAFLLMGAWPVLGFFGLDVLVIYWAFRINFRSADATEDIVVTPSELRVRRVSHRGRLVEWSFNPLWVQLEQTGDPEFGIEHLYLVSRGRRVSVGHFLGPDEKASFAKALLAALQTAKRGITYNPVA
- a CDS encoding bifunctional helix-turn-helix domain-containing protein/methylated-DNA--[protein]-cysteine S-methyltransferase, which translates into the protein MMISAIHDQRLAKPGLQHAAALRDYDSVRRAIAFISEHWRAQPTIEAMADAAAVTPDELHHLFRRWAGLTPKAFMQALTLDHAKGLLRDSASVLDAALDSGLSGPGRLHDLFVTHEAMSPGEWKNGGAGMTLRYGFHVCPFGTAIVIASERGLAGLAFADPGEEPTAFADMKRRWPNATYVEDHDGTVGLAQRVFDTRLWRPDQPLRVVLIGTDFEVRVWETLLKIPMGRAVCYSDIANKIKNPKASRAVGAAVGRNPVSFVVPCHRALGKGGALTGYHWGITRKQAMLGWEAGQVGLH
- a CDS encoding 2,3-bisphosphoglycerate-dependent phosphoglycerate mutase — protein: MSDRLLVLVRHGQSEWNLKNLFTGWKDPDLTEQGIAEAKEAGRKLKAQGLTFDVAFTSDLTRAQHTLKLMLAEIGQTGLPTTEDLALNERDYGDLSGLNKDDARKKWGEDQVLVWRRSYDVPPPGGESLKDTLARALPYYVKEILPGVLRGQRTLVAAHGNSLRALIMVLEKLTPEQILKRELATGVPVIYRLNADSTVATKVDLAA
- the dapB gene encoding 4-hydroxy-tetrahydrodipicolinate reductase, translating into MADMRLIVAGAGGRMGRALVRVISETPGAVLTGALEAPGSELLGKDAGVLAGLPENGVKLSADLWTLSANADGILDFTVPAATIANVAIAAERGLVHIVGTTGLSVSDMAVIKSVTSRAVVVQSGNMSLGVNLLAALVKRVAQSLDESFDIEIVEMHHKAKIDAPSGTAFLLGEAAAAGRGVDLHARSARGRDGHTGARRPGDIGFAALRGGTVTGDHSVIFAGAMERIELTHRAEDRTMFAQGAVKAALWAHGRKPGFYTMTDVLGLADF
- a CDS encoding DUF1330 domain-containing protein, whose translation is MAKGYWIARVDVHNDDGYKSYAAANPAIFKKFGGRFVVRAGKFTAIEGESRSRNVVIEFPDYETALACYHSPEYQENIKVRQPHSVADLIIIEGYDGPQP
- the pyrF gene encoding orotidine-5'-phosphate decarboxylase; the encoded protein is MQPADIAPKDRLIVPLDLPGVAEAEAMIARLGDSVSFYKIGYQLAYAGGLPLAQQLAKSGKKVFLDLKLHDIGNTVARGVESVAKLGATFLTVHAYPQTMKAAVEARAGSSLKILAVTVLTSYDDGDLHAAGYRLNVSDMVEARAQQAQVLGVDGLVSSPLEAAALRKLVGHQMNLVTPGIRPAGSATGDQKRIMTPARAIAAGADYLVVGRPITEAADPKAAADAVQAEIAQALAK